From Paenibacillus sp.:
GTCAAGCGTATGGGGAAACGCAAAACCGTGGTTGTTCTGGAATGTTACCCCGGCGTTCGGCAGGAGGAACTCGTCGCGGCGTTCCGACAGGCGTTTGAATCGATAACGGTCGTTCCGGCCGAGGACGCGGCGCTGCATCCCGAAGAGGTCGACGGCAAAGTCGAACGTTATCTGACGGATGACCGCGTCTTCGGTTATATGGCGCCGTTCCTCATCGAAGAGTTCTATGATTCGGAGCGGATCGACATCTTGCGAGGCCGGATCGATGCGGCGGAGGAGGGGGTCGTGCTTGTCATCGGGTTCGGCGCTTCGCTGATTGCCCGCGGCGACCTGTTCATCTATGCCGATCTGGCGCGCTGGGAGATTCAGCAACGCTTCCGCTCCCGAGAGCTCGGCCATTGGCGCTCGGGACGCCGCGAGGAAGATATCCTGCGCCTATACAAGCGGGGGTTCTTCTTCGAGTGGCGCATGGCGGACCGGCTGAAGAAGAAGCGGCTCGGCGAAATCGACTACTATCTGGATACGAACGTGAAGGATTCGCCCAAGATGGTCACCCGTCAGGCGCTGTTCGAAGGGATGGCCCAGGCGGCGAGGCGGCCGTTCCGGCTGGTTCCCTATTTCGATCCCGGGGTATGGGGAGGCACTTGGCTGGAAGAGCGAATCGATCTGCCAAAGCGCGAGCATCCCTATGCCTGGGGCTTCGACGGCGTACCTGAGGAGAACAGTCTATACTTTCAGTACGGTTCGGTTCGTCTGGAGCTGCCGGCGATCAATCTGGTGTTCTTCCGATCGATCGAGCTGCTCGGCGAGAAGGTGTATGCGCGGTTCGGCGCGGAGTTCCCGATCCGGTTCGACTTCCTCGATACGATTGGCGGGCAAAATTTGAGCCTGCAAGTTCATCCGACGGTGGAGTATATCCGCGATCGCTTCGGCATGCACTATACCCAGGATGAGAGCTACTACATTCTAGATGCGGTTCCAGGGTCGCAAGTGTATCTGGGACTTCAGGAGAACGTCTCTCCCGAGGAGATGGTCGCGGACCTGCGCAAAGCTCAGGAAGGCGCGTACCCGTTCCCGGCTGAGAAGTACGTTCAGAAGTACCCGGCGGCCAAGCACGACCACTTCCTCATTCCCGCCGGAACGATCCATTGTTCCGCGGCAGGCTGTATGGTGCTGGAGATCAGCGCGACGCCGTACATTTTCACCTTTAAACTATGGGACTGGGATCGGGTGGGACTCGACGGCAAGCCCCGCCCCGTGCATCTGGAGCATGGCGAGCGGGTGATCCGCTGGGATCGTACGTCGCCGTGGATCGAGGCGGAATGCGTCAACCGCATCGAGCCGATCGGGGAAGGCGATGGCTGGAAGGAAGAGCGGACGGGACTGCATGAGCTTCAGTTCATCGAGACGAGACGACATTGGTTCTCCGAACCCGTCGCACATGAACAGAACGGCAGCGTTCACATGCTCAATCTGATCGAAGGGGAAGAGGCGACCGTCGAGAGCCCGGACGGCTCGTTCGAGCCGTTCGTCGTCCGTTATGCCGAAACCTTCATCGTGCCGGCTTCCGTCGCCTCGTACACGATTCGCCCGAGCGGTCCGAGCGAAGGCAAGACGATAGGAACGATTAAGGCTTATGTTAGGGCGTAGGAGGCGAGGCGCATGACAACGTCTTGGATCGTCGCATTCGACGTCGGAGGGACGGAGATTAAAGCTGCCGCCATAGCGGATGGGAGAATCGCGGCAGCGACCGTCGGTCACTACGCAACACGGGCCGACTTGCCTGCCGGGC
This genomic window contains:
- a CDS encoding class I mannose-6-phosphate isomerase, whose product is MSSRYDKEPFIAIRGWEHEAWEGYETIKRELDAAVKRMGKRKTVVVLECYPGVRQEELVAAFRQAFESITVVPAEDAALHPEEVDGKVERYLTDDRVFGYMAPFLIEEFYDSERIDILRGRIDAAEEGVVLVIGFGASLIARGDLFIYADLARWEIQQRFRSRELGHWRSGRREEDILRLYKRGFFFEWRMADRLKKKRLGEIDYYLDTNVKDSPKMVTRQALFEGMAQAARRPFRLVPYFDPGVWGGTWLEERIDLPKREHPYAWGFDGVPEENSLYFQYGSVRLELPAINLVFFRSIELLGEKVYARFGAEFPIRFDFLDTIGGQNLSLQVHPTVEYIRDRFGMHYTQDESYYILDAVPGSQVYLGLQENVSPEEMVADLRKAQEGAYPFPAEKYVQKYPAAKHDHFLIPAGTIHCSAAGCMVLEISATPYIFTFKLWDWDRVGLDGKPRPVHLEHGERVIRWDRTSPWIEAECVNRIEPIGEGDGWKEERTGLHELQFIETRRHWFSEPVAHEQNGSVHMLNLIEGEEATVESPDGSFEPFVVRYAETFIVPASVASYTIRPSGPSEGKTIGTIKAYVRA